The following are encoded in a window of Streptomyces sp. SAT1 genomic DNA:
- a CDS encoding MauE/DoxX family redox-associated membrane protein — protein MHHPVDCTVVGGRVLLGLVFLCSVLGKARGAGAYGSFREAVGHLVPALRRRTAPVAAAVVAAEAAVVVLLAVPASAVAGFALAALLLLAFTAGLTGALRREAGTACHCFGAGAARIAPRHVVRNLILVTVALAGTAAAPAAPHAGAAPSAGLLLTIGVSAVLALITVTLDELVNLFTATDAPIDATAETTR, from the coding sequence GTGCATCATCCGGTCGACTGCACGGTCGTCGGCGGCCGGGTCCTCCTCGGCCTGGTCTTTCTGTGCTCCGTCCTGGGCAAGGCACGCGGCGCGGGCGCCTACGGAAGCTTCCGCGAGGCGGTGGGACACCTGGTGCCCGCCCTTCGGCGCCGTACGGCACCGGTCGCCGCGGCGGTGGTCGCGGCCGAGGCCGCGGTGGTCGTCCTGCTGGCCGTTCCGGCGTCCGCCGTCGCGGGCTTCGCTCTCGCCGCGCTGCTGCTGCTGGCCTTCACGGCCGGACTCACCGGGGCACTGCGCCGGGAGGCGGGCACCGCCTGCCACTGCTTCGGCGCCGGCGCGGCACGGATCGCGCCCCGGCACGTGGTACGCAACCTGATCCTCGTCACCGTCGCTCTCGCCGGAACGGCGGCGGCGCCGGCCGCACCGCACGCGGGCGCGGCCCCGTCCGCGGGGCTCCTGCTGACCATCGGCGTGTCGGCCGTCCTCGCCCTGATCACGGTGACCCTGGACGAACTGGTGAACCTCTTCACGGCGACGGACGCCCCGATCGACGCCACCGCGGAGACGACCCGGTGA
- a CDS encoding S26 family signal peptidase, protein MKASTAALWAVPAACLIPVALIRSRYLVVTVEGSSMVPALADGDRVLVHRVRLAAIAAGRLVVTRPPADGRWGAVSPSRWMIKRAAAVPGDPVPRDGAPTLRDLPEERVPRGRIVLLGDNPEESLDSRFCGYFRAEQIIGVVVRRLPRAEPERVQATGARPRLVTGKGEPSWTG, encoded by the coding sequence GTGAAGGCGTCAACGGCGGCCCTGTGGGCCGTGCCGGCGGCCTGCCTGATCCCGGTCGCGCTGATCCGCAGCCGCTACCTCGTGGTGACGGTGGAAGGCTCCAGCATGGTGCCCGCGCTCGCCGACGGCGACCGTGTGCTGGTCCACCGCGTGCGGCTCGCCGCCATCGCCGCGGGACGGCTCGTCGTCACCAGGCCGCCCGCCGACGGGCGTTGGGGCGCCGTCAGTCCGTCACGCTGGATGATCAAGCGCGCGGCGGCCGTACCGGGGGACCCGGTGCCGCGCGACGGCGCGCCGACCCTGCGGGACCTCCCCGAGGAGCGGGTGCCACGGGGCCGGATCGTCCTGCTCGGCGACAACCCCGAAGAAAGCCTCGACTCCCGCTTCTGCGGCTACTTCCGCGCCGAGCAGATCATCGGTGTCGTCGTCCGCCGCCTGCCGCGCGCGGAACCCGAGCGGGTCCAGGCCACCGGCGCGCGGCCACGCCTCGTCACAGGAAAGGGCGAACCCTCATGGACTGGCTGA
- a CDS encoding TlpA family protein disulfide reductase gives MDWLIASVVFVGLLCVLNLVFTYGVIRRLSRRADGADSRSPDIFRSVLAAGATVGSFSARDADGGALTRDDLSEGQLVTFMSPGCPACEELLPLVAERAGGHGPGRVLAVVVRDAGKDDSGDGVRAYLERLAPVARVVTCDFGDELTNAFALTGVPAYVEMGRGGRVANSGRTLPHRAEREGRPAEPAEAGT, from the coding sequence ATGGACTGGCTGATCGCGAGCGTCGTGTTCGTCGGACTGCTCTGCGTCCTCAACCTGGTATTCACCTACGGAGTGATCCGCCGCCTGTCCCGGCGGGCGGACGGAGCGGACAGCCGGTCGCCGGACATCTTCCGCTCGGTCCTGGCCGCCGGTGCCACCGTCGGTTCCTTCTCCGCACGTGACGCCGACGGCGGCGCCCTCACCCGGGACGACCTGTCCGAGGGCCAACTGGTCACTTTCATGTCACCGGGATGCCCGGCCTGCGAGGAACTGCTGCCTCTGGTGGCCGAGCGGGCCGGCGGGCACGGTCCCGGACGCGTCCTGGCGGTCGTGGTGCGCGATGCGGGCAAGGACGACTCGGGCGACGGCGTCCGCGCGTACCTGGAACGGCTGGCGCCGGTCGCCCGGGTCGTCACCTGCGACTTCGGGGACGAGCTGACGAACGCGTTCGCCCTGACCGGTGTGCCCGCCTACGTCGAGATGGGCCGCGGCGGGCGGGTCGCGAACAGCGGCCGGACCCTGCCCCACCGGGCGGAGCGGGAGGGCCGTCCGGCGGAACCGGCCGAGGCCGGCACATGA